In Zhaonella formicivorans, one DNA window encodes the following:
- a CDS encoding cupin domain-containing protein — protein MKKLVTVNDIKNYAGSGQKTIYLEPGTIVTPAAKDAAGEFGVSLQFGSVPVPAKVSCCGPVENVSEDGVEPRAVNFQGIDPGLISKIVQQVIASLPQLQGPKQIVKEADPSGIRLVRGETVECEAFDTGNPKDKVGIREILSGKESPNLATGFMTMEKSSFEWTLGYEEIDYIIEGTLEITVDGRTYRGRAGDVFYIPKDTHITFSTPDKVKFFFVTYPANWAELSNKQ, from the coding sequence GTGAAGAAGTTGGTTACGGTTAACGACATTAAGAACTACGCTGGTTCAGGGCAAAAAACCATTTATCTGGAACCGGGAACTATCGTCACTCCGGCGGCTAAAGATGCTGCCGGCGAGTTCGGAGTTTCCTTGCAGTTTGGTTCCGTCCCGGTGCCGGCGAAAGTATCTTGCTGTGGCCCGGTGGAGAATGTCTCTGAGGACGGAGTAGAGCCTCGGGCTGTTAATTTCCAGGGCATCGACCCCGGGCTTATCTCCAAAATAGTGCAGCAGGTAATTGCCTCCCTTCCCCAACTGCAGGGACCAAAGCAAATTGTAAAAGAAGCTGATCCCAGCGGGATTCGTCTTGTGAGGGGCGAAACCGTGGAATGCGAAGCATTCGATACAGGCAATCCCAAGGACAAGGTAGGTATCCGGGAGATCCTTTCCGGAAAAGAGAGCCCTAACCTCGCCACAGGCTTTATGACCATGGAAAAAAGCAGCTTTGAGTGGACCCTGGGGTACGAAGAAATCGACTATATTATAGAAGGGACCTTGGAAATTACTGTAGACGGCAGAACTTACCGGGGAAGAGCAGGGGATGTGTTCTACATTCCCAAGGATACCCATATTACCTTCTCCACGCCGGATAAAGTGAAGTTTTTCTTTGTAACCTATCCCGCCAACTGGGCGGAATTGTCCAATAAACAATAA
- a CDS encoding ethanolamine ammonia-lyase reactivating factor EutA — protein MGIDIGTTTTQLVISRLTIKNTAPGAAVPRMEITDKEVLYKSRIYFTPLLDHQLIDAVAISKIVQDEYRAAGLSPEGIDTGAVIITGETAKKENARNILEAMAGLAGDFVVATAGVNLESILAGKGSGAASFSKEKHRVTVNIDVGGGTANIGVFKAGRTIDTACLNIGGRLIELTRHGDSITYIAEPARAVLRECGLGLSPGDRVTLQQLKTVTAAMARCVVEAVTTRELAKLTRELLMTAPLRLDYPVETVMISGGVADYVYSDYTPLAVSDISRYGDIGPLLGWSLREAFQARGIELAKPVETIRATVIGAGTHSVNISGSTIHVNESTLPLRNVTVVSPFAGGTPETREKIAAELQRCVERLTQDGSAQHVALSIEGPRTETFADIEVLADGIVQGMEGYLQSKRPLVLVLQKDCAKVLGQCLQLRLKQGAEIVCIDQVQVDEGDYIDIGKPLLGGRVVPVVVKTLVFESSGKKNLKA, from the coding sequence GTGGGCATTGACATCGGCACCACTACCACCCAATTAGTTATCAGCCGTTTAACAATAAAAAATACTGCTCCCGGGGCGGCAGTGCCTCGTATGGAGATTACGGATAAAGAGGTTTTGTATAAAAGCCGGATATATTTCACACCCCTTTTGGACCACCAGCTCATCGATGCGGTAGCCATCTCTAAAATAGTGCAGGATGAATACAGGGCAGCGGGGCTTTCGCCGGAGGGAATTGATACCGGGGCAGTCATTATCACCGGAGAGACGGCGAAAAAAGAAAATGCCAGGAATATCCTGGAGGCCATGGCCGGCCTGGCAGGCGACTTTGTGGTAGCCACGGCGGGAGTCAATTTGGAATCCATCCTGGCCGGAAAGGGCTCGGGAGCAGCGAGCTTCTCCAAGGAAAAGCACCGGGTAACCGTGAACATCGATGTGGGCGGGGGTACAGCCAATATCGGAGTGTTTAAGGCAGGAAGAACTATTGACACCGCTTGTTTAAATATCGGGGGACGTTTAATTGAACTTACCCGTCACGGTGACAGCATTACTTACATTGCTGAACCGGCCCGGGCAGTGCTGCGGGAATGCGGGCTGGGGCTCTCTCCCGGTGACCGGGTCACATTGCAGCAGCTGAAAACAGTGACGGCAGCAATGGCCCGCTGCGTGGTGGAAGCAGTGACCACCAGGGAGCTTGCCAAGCTAACCAGGGAGCTTCTGATGACAGCACCGTTAAGATTGGATTACCCAGTAGAAACAGTGATGATTTCCGGCGGGGTGGCTGACTATGTCTACAGCGACTATACCCCGCTCGCTGTTTCCGATATTTCACGTTATGGAGATATTGGACCCCTCTTGGGCTGGTCGTTGCGGGAGGCTTTTCAGGCGCGAGGGATTGAGCTTGCTAAACCGGTGGAGACCATCAGAGCAACGGTGATCGGTGCGGGGACCCATTCGGTGAATATTAGCGGCAGCACCATTCATGTTAACGAGTCCACACTGCCGCTGCGCAATGTAACAGTAGTTTCCCCTTTTGCCGGCGGTACGCCGGAAACCCGAGAAAAAATAGCGGCGGAGCTGCAAAGGTGTGTAGAGCGACTTACCCAGGACGGCTCGGCCCAGCATGTGGCTCTCTCCATTGAGGGGCCGCGCACTGAAACGTTTGCAGACATAGAGGTTTTGGCCGATGGCATTGTCCAGGGTATGGAGGGTTATCTACAGAGTAAAAGGCCCTTAGTGCTGGTGTTGCAGAAGGATTGTGCCAAAGTTTTGGGCCAATGTCTGCAGCTAAGACTTAAGCAGGGGGCGGAAATAGTATGCATTGACCAGGTGCAGGTGGATGAAGGGGATTACATTGATATTGGAAAGCCGCTCCTGGGGGGAAGGGTAGTTCCGGTAGTCGTTAAAACGCTGGTATTTGAAAGTTCGGGTAAAAAGAATTTAAAGGCTTAA
- the eutC gene encoding ethanolamine ammonia-lyase subunit EutC yields the protein MGLEDNIRLVVEQVLAEMSKSENFRAPVTTAGYIPGKPVDDPAPAQNGGWEETRLKDLTAIDLQKHLQVPNPVNKTLYEEMKMATPARIGVWRTGSRPLTETLLRFRADHATAQDAVLSEVSEEFIQKLNLVKLQSACRDKDEYLTRPDLGRKLSTESLEKLRKSFQKGADVQIIVSDGLSSKAVEANLPDLLPALMQGLSGMGIKIGTPVFVKYGRVAVMDVIGEELKPKVAIIFLGERPGLGTAESLSAYLAYNPRQGMIESERTVVSNIHKGGTPAPEAGAYLVTLLKKVLDKKASGVNLE from the coding sequence ATGGGTTTGGAAGACAATATCAGGCTGGTGGTTGAACAGGTTTTAGCCGAAATGTCAAAGTCAGAAAATTTTCGTGCCCCGGTTACGACTGCGGGTTATATCCCGGGGAAGCCGGTTGACGATCCGGCTCCGGCTCAAAACGGGGGATGGGAGGAGACGAGGCTCAAGGACTTGACGGCGATCGACCTGCAAAAGCACCTTCAAGTACCTAATCCGGTCAATAAAACACTTTATGAGGAAATGAAAATGGCAACCCCTGCCAGGATTGGGGTTTGGCGAACCGGTTCCCGACCCTTGACAGAAACTCTGTTGCGCTTCCGGGCTGACCATGCTACCGCCCAGGATGCCGTGCTGAGTGAAGTTTCAGAGGAATTTATTCAAAAGTTAAACTTAGTCAAGCTGCAAAGCGCCTGCCGGGATAAGGATGAATATTTGACCCGACCGGACCTGGGCAGGAAGTTGTCGACGGAGAGTTTGGAAAAGCTGCGAAAGTCATTTCAAAAAGGAGCCGATGTACAAATCATTGTCTCCGACGGGTTATCCAGCAAGGCCGTGGAGGCAAATCTCCCCGATTTGCTCCCTGCTTTAATGCAAGGTTTAAGTGGTATGGGTATAAAGATTGGCACTCCTGTTTTTGTCAAATACGGGAGGGTAGCGGTGATGGATGTCATCGGAGAAGAGTTGAAACCTAAAGTTGCCATTATTTTCCTGGGTGAGAGACCGGGACTTGGCACCGCTGAAAGCTTAAGCGCTTATCTGGCCTATAACCCGAGACAGGGAATGATCGAAAGCGAAAGAACGGTAGTCAGCAACATCCACAAAGGCGGTACCCCTGCGCCGGAAGCGGGAGCATATTTAGTCACCCTATTGAAGAAGGTTTTGGATAAAAAAGCCTCAGGAGTGAATTTGGAATAG
- a CDS encoding ethanolamine ammonia-lyase subunit EutB, whose translation MILKARVYNKAFAFKSVKEVLAKANEEKSGDVLAGIAATSASERVAAKLVLSNLTLEDIYNNPVIPYEEDEVTRVIYDNLNINIYNQFKSWTIGELRDYILDHDTDHEALMHLSRGLTSEMIAAVAKLMSNMDLVYASKKMRTQAHCNTTIGIPGTLAFRNQPNHPTDSIPGIMASVKEGLTFGSGDAVIGINPVDDNADTVARILEAVKEFMIKWDIPTQNCVLAHVTTQMKAIELGAPADLVFQSIAGTQKTNEAFGVSEALLDEALALAQRKGTGTGPNLLYFETGQGSELSLDAHHGVDEMTLEARTYGFARKFRPFMLNNVSGFIGPETIYDGREVIRADLEDLFMGKLHGLPMGIAPCYTNHMKADQNDQEIGTMLCAMAGANYFMGVPGGDDVMLSYQDTSYYDDASVREILGLRPLPEFEKWMEKMGLMENGRLTKLAGDPSIFDK comes from the coding sequence GTGATTTTAAAAGCCAGAGTTTACAATAAAGCATTCGCTTTCAAATCAGTCAAAGAAGTACTGGCTAAAGCCAACGAGGAAAAGTCGGGGGACGTCCTGGCAGGGATTGCCGCCACCTCGGCTTCGGAGCGGGTTGCTGCCAAACTGGTTTTAAGCAACCTTACGTTGGAAGATATCTATAACAACCCCGTCATACCCTACGAAGAAGATGAGGTTACAAGGGTAATCTATGATAACTTGAACATTAACATCTATAACCAATTCAAAAGCTGGACGATAGGTGAGCTCAGGGACTACATCCTGGACCATGATACGGACCATGAAGCTTTAATGCACTTAAGCCGCGGCTTGACCAGCGAAATGATTGCTGCCGTTGCCAAGCTAATGTCCAATATGGATTTGGTTTACGCCTCCAAAAAAATGCGCACCCAGGCACACTGCAACACCACCATCGGAATTCCGGGGACACTTGCTTTCCGCAACCAGCCTAACCACCCCACGGACAGCATCCCGGGGATTATGGCTTCGGTTAAAGAAGGGCTTACTTTCGGTTCTGGGGATGCAGTTATCGGCATCAACCCGGTGGATGATAACGCTGATACAGTGGCCAGAATTTTGGAAGCAGTTAAAGAGTTTATGATCAAATGGGACATTCCCACCCAAAACTGCGTCCTGGCCCATGTGACTACCCAGATGAAGGCCATCGAGCTGGGAGCGCCTGCTGACCTGGTATTTCAAAGCATTGCGGGCACCCAGAAGACCAACGAAGCGTTCGGGGTTTCCGAAGCGCTGCTGGATGAGGCACTGGCTCTGGCCCAGCGCAAAGGGACCGGGACCGGGCCAAATCTTTTATACTTTGAAACCGGTCAGGGTTCCGAACTTTCCCTTGATGCCCATCATGGCGTGGATGAAATGACATTGGAGGCCAGGACTTACGGCTTTGCCCGCAAATTCAGGCCATTTATGCTGAACAACGTGTCCGGGTTTATCGGGCCGGAGACCATTTACGACGGTCGGGAAGTGATCAGGGCTGACCTGGAGGACCTCTTCATGGGCAAACTGCACGGGCTGCCCATGGGTATTGCCCCGTGCTACACCAACCATATGAAAGCGGATCAGAATGATCAGGAAATAGGGACCATGCTGTGTGCCATGGCCGGCGCCAACTATTTCATGGGAGTTCCCGGCGGGGATGACGTAATGCTCAGCTACCAGGACACCAGCTACTATGATGATGCCAGCGTGAGAGAAATCCTGGGTCTAAGGCCACTGCCTGAATTTGAAAAATGGATGGAAAAAATGGGACTGATGGAGAATGGCAGGCTCACCAAACTGGCGGGCGATCCTTCCATTTTTGACAAATAA
- a CDS encoding 4Fe-4S dicluster domain-containing protein: MREDIVALIKEAGIVGAGGAGFPTHVKVSAPAEVVIVNGAECEPLLRVDQQLMQFEAAKVVKGLEAVMEATGASQGVIALKAKYKAAKEALTEEIKGRPVKLFTLGDFYPAGDEHVTVYEVVKRVVPEGGIPLKVNCVVSNVETLINIANALEGAPVTDSFLTVTGEVPKPITVKLPIGTSIAEALALAGLKDLAGKVVIEGGPMMGKVVADVGAPITKTTKGIIVLPEAHPLVQRKKLSLAHQLRRSKAACIQCSRCTDVCPRYMLGHRLQPHKIMCSLNYLRGDEQVVRMSLLCSECGACEYGCPMELSPRQVNAALKQELAQKGIKLESASQSPVPELTREYKKIPVKRLIIRMGLTRYDCPAPLTAVEFKPKKVTIPLQQHIGAPAEPTVDVGEWVEKGAEIARTKEGALGANIHASISGVITAITDCIVIETRDREAAKEC, translated from the coding sequence GTGCGCGAGGATATTGTTGCATTAATTAAAGAAGCAGGGATAGTAGGCGCAGGAGGGGCGGGTTTTCCCACCCATGTGAAGGTCAGTGCCCCGGCAGAGGTAGTAATCGTAAATGGTGCCGAATGCGAACCGCTGCTGCGGGTTGACCAGCAGCTGATGCAGTTTGAGGCCGCGAAAGTAGTTAAAGGGTTGGAAGCGGTCATGGAAGCTACCGGAGCCAGCCAGGGGGTCATTGCTCTCAAAGCTAAGTACAAGGCGGCCAAAGAGGCTTTAACGGAAGAGATAAAAGGGAGGCCGGTCAAATTATTTACCCTGGGGGATTTTTACCCGGCCGGCGATGAACACGTGACTGTTTACGAGGTAGTAAAAAGGGTTGTGCCTGAGGGTGGCATCCCGCTGAAAGTAAACTGTGTAGTCAGCAATGTGGAGACATTAATCAACATAGCCAATGCCTTGGAGGGGGCCCCGGTAACCGATAGTTTTTTGACTGTGACAGGGGAAGTGCCAAAGCCCATCACAGTGAAACTGCCTATTGGGACTTCTATTGCGGAAGCCTTGGCGCTGGCGGGGCTGAAAGATTTGGCAGGCAAGGTGGTAATTGAAGGAGGGCCCATGATGGGCAAGGTGGTTGCTGATGTGGGTGCGCCCATTACTAAAACAACTAAGGGAATAATAGTTTTGCCCGAAGCCCATCCTTTGGTGCAACGCAAAAAACTCTCCCTGGCTCACCAGCTAAGGAGGTCCAAGGCCGCTTGCATCCAATGCAGCCGCTGTACTGATGTTTGCCCGCGGTATATGCTTGGCCACCGGTTGCAGCCGCATAAAATCATGTGTTCTCTGAACTACCTGCGGGGAGATGAGCAAGTGGTCCGGATGAGCCTTTTGTGCAGCGAGTGCGGAGCCTGTGAGTACGGTTGCCCCATGGAATTATCCCCCCGTCAGGTCAATGCAGCATTAAAGCAGGAACTGGCCCAAAAGGGGATCAAACTTGAGTCCGCCTCCCAATCCCCCGTCCCGGAATTGACCAGGGAGTATAAAAAGATACCTGTTAAAAGGTTGATCATTCGAATGGGACTCACAAGATATGATTGCCCGGCGCCACTTACGGCAGTCGAATTTAAGCCTAAAAAAGTCACAATACCCTTACAGCAACATATCGGCGCCCCGGCGGAACCGACGGTGGACGTAGGAGAATGGGTGGAAAAAGGGGCAGAAATTGCCCGGACCAAGGAAGGAGCTTTAGGGGCCAACATACATGCCAGCATCAGCGGGGTTATTACAGCTATAACAGACTGTATTGTAATTGAAACCAGGGACAGGGAGGCGGCTAAGGAATGTTAA
- the eutJ gene encoding ethanolamine utilization protein EutJ has protein sequence MESLNNANQLIGEYEATLAKPRPVAKGMELYTGVDLGTAYIVLAVVDAEGKPVAGAMRFAQVVRDGLVVDYVGAVGIVKELKAHLEERIGQELVCAGAAYPPGTMEGDQRAIRYVAESAGFEVETMVDEPTAANQVLGIRNGAVVDIGGGTTGIAVLQDGKVIYVADEPTGGTHFSLVVAGAYKIPFEEAERLKTDPARQQELFPVVKPVMQKVAAIIGSHIRKFPVEAVYLAGGTSCFPGIEQVVQAEVGIPTYKPENPFLVTPLGIALWVQKGQVANR, from the coding sequence ATGGAATCTTTAAATAACGCTAATCAGCTTATCGGTGAATATGAAGCTACCCTGGCCAAACCCAGACCGGTGGCTAAAGGAATGGAGCTTTACACCGGAGTGGATTTGGGTACAGCCTACATCGTGCTGGCTGTGGTAGATGCCGAAGGGAAACCGGTAGCCGGAGCCATGCGTTTTGCCCAGGTGGTCAGGGACGGACTGGTAGTGGATTATGTGGGAGCAGTAGGTATCGTGAAAGAGCTTAAAGCCCACCTGGAAGAGAGAATTGGGCAAGAACTTGTATGCGCCGGGGCTGCTTACCCGCCAGGAACCATGGAAGGGGACCAGCGGGCTATCCGTTACGTGGCCGAGTCGGCAGGATTTGAAGTTGAAACTATGGTGGATGAACCTACGGCAGCAAATCAGGTACTGGGGATTAGGAACGGGGCCGTGGTGGATATAGGAGGAGGGACAACCGGCATTGCCGTTTTACAGGACGGCAAAGTCATTTACGTAGCGGACGAACCAACAGGGGGAACCCATTTTAGCTTGGTGGTCGCCGGTGCTTATAAAATCCCCTTTGAAGAAGCGGAAAGGCTAAAAACCGATCCGGCCAGGCAACAGGAGCTTTTTCCCGTGGTGAAACCGGTCATGCAAAAGGTAGCGGCTATTATCGGAAGTCATATCCGCAAGTTTCCCGTGGAGGCTGTTTATCTGGCCGGGGGCACCAGCTGCTTCCCCGGCATTGAGCAGGTGGTGCAAGCGGAGGTAGGCATACCTACATACAAGCCGGAAAATCCATTTTTGGTAACCCCATTGGGAATTGCCCTCTGGGTGCAAAAAGGCCAGGTGGCTAACCGGTGA
- a CDS encoding BMC domain-containing protein, producing MKIEFIKSPSPGTMAILARRMANGTLCEHPPGAVGLVQGQLAEMLMAADIAEKAAQVAVEEVRGICPQHITMIAVFGDIAAVEAALKAIQQHFNCGP from the coding sequence GTGAAGATTGAGTTTATCAAATCTCCCTCCCCCGGGACTATGGCCATTTTGGCCAGGCGCATGGCAAACGGAACCCTATGCGAGCACCCCCCGGGCGCTGTGGGGCTGGTACAAGGGCAGCTGGCGGAAATGCTGATGGCAGCCGATATAGCTGAAAAAGCAGCCCAGGTAGCGGTTGAAGAGGTCCGGGGCATTTGTCCGCAACATATCACCATGATTGCTGTTTTTGGAGACATCGCGGCAGTGGAAGCAGCTTTAAAGGCCATACAGCAACATTTTAACTGTGGTCCATAA
- a CDS encoding EutP/PduV family microcompartment system protein produces MKKPRVMLVGAVGSGKTSLMKALTQKEGPVTKTQAIEYHSRSIDTPGEFLENPFYYRALFATSLEADAVLFIQDATREESSFPPGFAQAFPKKTLGIVTKTDHPKAQVERAKEILTKLALKGPILAVSAWTGEGIDELRKLLEWD; encoded by the coding sequence ATGAAGAAACCGCGGGTAATGCTGGTGGGTGCGGTGGGATCGGGCAAAACGTCTTTGATGAAGGCTCTGACTCAAAAGGAAGGGCCTGTTACCAAGACCCAGGCCATCGAGTATCACTCCCGCTCCATAGATACCCCCGGCGAATTTTTGGAGAACCCTTTTTATTACCGGGCTCTCTTTGCTACCTCGCTGGAAGCGGATGCAGTGCTGTTCATCCAAGATGCCACGCGGGAGGAATCTTCATTTCCTCCTGGGTTTGCCCAGGCTTTTCCGAAAAAAACCTTAGGAATCGTGACTAAAACCGACCACCCGAAAGCCCAAGTGGAGCGGGCTAAAGAGATTTTAACGAAACTTGCATTAAAAGGCCCGATACTTGCCGTGTCAGCTTGGACGGGAGAGGGGATAGACGAGCTTAGAAAGTTGCTGGAATGGGATTAA
- a CDS encoding BMC domain-containing protein: MDVEKKQRLIQEYVPGKQVTLAHVIAHPVKAIFEKLGLEDKGAIGILTLTPGETVIIAADIATKASEVEIGFLDRFSGTLVIVGDVASVETALKEVNGVLEEQLNFTAARMTRS; the protein is encoded by the coding sequence GTGGACGTGGAGAAAAAACAGCGGTTGATTCAAGAGTATGTACCTGGTAAACAGGTTACTTTGGCCCATGTAATTGCCCATCCGGTAAAAGCGATTTTTGAAAAGCTAGGGCTTGAAGACAAAGGAGCCATTGGCATTCTTACCCTTACTCCCGGAGAGACAGTGATAATCGCGGCCGATATTGCCACAAAGGCATCGGAAGTGGAAATCGGCTTTTTGGACAGGTTCAGCGGCACACTGGTCATTGTGGGTGACGTGGCCAGTGTGGAAACTGCTTTAAAAGAGGTCAACGGGGTGCTGGAGGAACAGCTTAATTTCACCGCCGCCAGGATGACCCGCTCATGA
- the eutC gene encoding ethanolamine ammonia-lyase subunit EutC, producing MAAENQMEKLIVESVMKELARRGLLGGSPAEGESGAKSVPVGSEPTVVCSACSDEEITLPDISEVWVPQPANLEALQAMKKATPARIGLYRAGARPKTGALLRFMADHAVAQDAVFLDVSEEFLKRMNLFSVQTAVKDQDEFLKRPDLGRKLSEEAKKTILEKCKKNVQVQILVVDGLSSTAIEANVPEVLPVLIQGLTAAGIEVGTPFFVKYGRVGVQDQVGMLLNAEVVISLIGERPGLASAESMSAYIIYRPTEKTVEADRTMISNIHRGGTPPAEAGAHLVDLIKQVLAAKASGINLTKA from the coding sequence ATGGCAGCAGAAAATCAAATGGAAAAGTTGATTGTGGAAAGTGTGATGAAAGAACTGGCAAGGAGAGGTCTCCTGGGAGGCAGTCCGGCTGAAGGCGAAAGCGGAGCCAAAAGTGTGCCGGTTGGGTCGGAGCCAACAGTAGTTTGTAGTGCCTGCAGCGACGAGGAAATTACTCTGCCTGACATCAGCGAGGTATGGGTGCCGCAACCGGCCAACCTGGAAGCTTTACAGGCTATGAAAAAGGCTACACCGGCCAGGATCGGGCTTTACCGGGCCGGCGCCAGGCCGAAGACAGGGGCGCTCTTGCGCTTTATGGCTGACCATGCGGTGGCCCAGGATGCCGTATTCCTGGATGTCTCAGAGGAATTTTTAAAGAGAATGAACCTCTTCTCGGTGCAAACAGCTGTTAAGGACCAGGATGAGTTTTTAAAGCGCCCCGATTTGGGCCGCAAGCTTTCAGAAGAGGCAAAAAAGACAATTTTGGAAAAATGCAAAAAGAACGTGCAAGTGCAGATCTTGGTAGTAGACGGTTTGAGTTCCACGGCTATCGAGGCCAATGTGCCCGAGGTGTTACCGGTACTGATTCAAGGGTTAACGGCTGCCGGGATAGAGGTAGGCACTCCCTTCTTTGTAAAATACGGTCGGGTGGGAGTGCAGGACCAGGTAGGTATGCTCTTAAATGCCGAAGTAGTGATCTCCCTCATCGGGGAAAGACCTGGCCTCGCCTCAGCAGAAAGCATGAGTGCCTATATTATTTACCGTCCTACGGAAAAGACGGTGGAGGCAGACCGGACCATGATTTCCAATATTCACAGGGGCGGGACTCCTCCCGCGGAAGCAGGCGCCCATTTGGTGGACTTGATTAAGCAGGTCCTGGCTGCCAAAGCCAGCGGCATCAACCTTACCAAAGCTTAA
- a CDS encoding BMC domain-containing protein: MLTAIGLVELNSIAKGIEAADAMLKSAQVEILTSRPICPGKYIVLISGDVAAVESAVRAGVNLGEAAVVDEFILPNVHPAVIPAISATTPAVDMQALGIIETFSIASLIVAADTAVKAAEVDLIEIRLGTGIGGKSFVTLTGDVAAVKAAVEAGSASAAEKGLLLNKVVIPSPHRNLVPSIM; encoded by the coding sequence ATGTTAACTGCTATAGGTTTAGTTGAGCTAAACAGCATTGCCAAAGGAATAGAAGCGGCCGACGCCATGCTCAAGTCGGCCCAGGTGGAAATCTTGACATCCCGGCCCATATGTCCCGGTAAATACATTGTGCTCATCAGCGGTGATGTGGCAGCTGTGGAGAGTGCGGTGCGGGCGGGGGTAAATTTGGGGGAGGCAGCGGTAGTCGACGAATTTATCCTGCCCAATGTTCACCCGGCAGTAATCCCGGCAATAAGTGCCACAACTCCGGCTGTAGATATGCAGGCTCTGGGTATAATCGAAACTTTTTCCATAGCTTCCTTGATTGTAGCTGCCGATACGGCGGTTAAAGCAGCTGAAGTTGATCTCATTGAAATACGCTTGGGTACGGGCATTGGAGGCAAGTCATTTGTGACTTTGACCGGGGACGTGGCCGCGGTAAAAGCTGCAGTGGAAGCAGGCTCAGCTTCGGCAGCTGAGAAAGGGCTGCTCTTAAACAAGGTGGTTATTCCTTCACCCCACCGGAATCTGGTGCCCAGCATTATGTAG
- the eutL gene encoding ethanolamine utilization microcompartment protein EutL, whose amino-acid sequence MGILEPIRAEVLAVKFIPNVSPGLAESLKLRPDQRSIGMFTCNIDDVAYTALDEATKKAVVEVVYADSFYAGAANASTPLAGEFIGILAGPNPAEVKAGIAAAVQLINEDACFYTADEEGKICFYAYTISRTGSYLSKMAGINEGESLAYLIAPPIESVYGVDAALKAADVRMAAWFGPPTRTNFGGGLLTGSQSACKAAAEAFRDTVLAVARNPKDS is encoded by the coding sequence ATGGGAATTTTAGAGCCCATCAGGGCGGAGGTATTAGCGGTAAAATTTATTCCCAACGTATCGCCGGGACTGGCTGAAAGCTTGAAACTCCGGCCTGACCAAAGAAGTATCGGCATGTTTACCTGCAATATTGACGATGTGGCTTATACTGCGCTGGACGAGGCCACCAAGAAAGCTGTGGTCGAGGTAGTCTACGCTGATTCATTTTATGCTGGCGCTGCCAATGCCTCCACGCCGCTGGCGGGAGAATTTATTGGCATACTGGCCGGGCCCAACCCCGCTGAAGTAAAAGCGGGCATTGCGGCAGCGGTGCAGCTGATCAACGAAGATGCATGTTTTTATACGGCGGATGAAGAAGGAAAGATTTGTTTCTACGCCTATACAATTTCCCGCACCGGTTCTTATCTTTCAAAAATGGCCGGCATTAATGAAGGGGAATCGCTGGCATACCTTATTGCGCCGCCTATAGAGTCTGTCTATGGCGTAGATGCTGCTCTCAAAGCGGCCGACGTAAGGATGGCTGCCTGGTTTGGACCGCCCACCAGAACTAACTTCGGCGGAGGCCTCTTAACCGGTTCTCAAAGCGCCTGCAAGGCAGCAGCCGAGGCTTTCCGCGACACTGTGCTGGCTGTAGCCCGTAACCCTAAGGACAGTTAA
- the eutM gene encoding ethanolamine utilization microcompartment protein EutM — MNNALGMIETKGLVGAIEAADAMVKAANVSLIGKVHVGGGLVTVMVRGDVGAVKAATDAGAAAAQRVGELISVHVIPRPHSDVEMILPDDYKKLAK, encoded by the coding sequence ATGAATAACGCGTTAGGAATGATTGAAACAAAAGGTTTGGTGGGAGCAATTGAGGCAGCCGATGCGATGGTCAAAGCTGCAAATGTCAGCCTAATCGGCAAAGTTCACGTGGGCGGCGGTCTGGTTACTGTTATGGTCCGCGGAGACGTAGGGGCCGTAAAAGCTGCCACTGACGCAGGTGCCGCAGCTGCCCAAAGGGTTGGAGAACTTATTTCGGTGCACGTCATCCCAAGGCCCCACAGCGATGTGGAGATGATCCTGCCCGACGATTACAAAAAATTGGCTAAGTAA
- a CDS encoding EutN/CcmL family microcompartment protein, which produces MIIGRVINSIWSTRKDESLVGVKLMIVQLLDTPVEGEGKIIVAADLIGAGIGERVLITQGSSARRMKGFENVPVDAMIVGIIDENQEKA; this is translated from the coding sequence ATGATTATTGGCAGGGTTATCAACAGCATCTGGTCAACGCGCAAAGATGAATCCCTGGTGGGTGTTAAGCTCATGATTGTCCAACTGCTGGATACGCCGGTGGAAGGAGAAGGCAAAATTATCGTTGCAGCAGATTTGATAGGGGCAGGCATTGGTGAAAGGGTGCTAATCACCCAGGGCAGTTCTGCCAGGCGGATGAAAGGCTTCGAAAATGTTCCGGTAGATGCCATGATTGTCGGCATTATAGATGAAAATCAGGAAAAGGCCTGA